In Streptomyces sp. NBC_00448, the following are encoded in one genomic region:
- the lipB gene encoding lipoyl(octanoyl) transferase LipB has product MSELRFVHLGFGADAVEYEEAWQEQRRVHAARFLDEVPDTCLLLEHPPVYTAGRRTADNERPLDGTPVVDVDRGGKITWHGPGQIVGYPIMKLPRPVDVVAHVRRLEDALIQVAADFGLETSRVEGRSGVWVLGDPVEQRPGGLTLDFDPRLADEEFDPRLNGPEYAPSNAGQRREDRKLAAIGIRVAKGVTMHGFALNCNPDNTWYDRIVPCGIRDAGVTSLSAELGRDVPVAEVLPVVEKHLAAVLGTAVPLPRAV; this is encoded by the coding sequence GTGAGCGAACTGCGCTTCGTCCACCTGGGGTTCGGCGCCGACGCCGTCGAGTACGAGGAAGCGTGGCAGGAGCAGCGCCGTGTGCACGCGGCCCGGTTCCTCGACGAGGTGCCCGACACCTGCCTGCTGCTCGAACACCCGCCGGTCTACACCGCCGGCCGCCGCACCGCCGACAACGAGCGCCCCCTCGACGGCACCCCCGTGGTCGACGTCGACCGCGGCGGCAAGATCACCTGGCACGGCCCCGGCCAGATCGTCGGCTACCCGATCATGAAGCTCCCCCGCCCCGTCGACGTGGTCGCCCACGTCCGCCGGCTGGAGGACGCGCTGATCCAGGTGGCCGCCGACTTCGGCCTGGAGACCTCGCGGGTGGAGGGGCGCAGCGGCGTGTGGGTGCTGGGCGACCCCGTGGAGCAGCGCCCGGGCGGTCTGACCCTGGACTTCGACCCGCGGCTGGCCGACGAGGAGTTCGACCCGCGGCTGAACGGCCCGGAGTACGCCCCCTCCAACGCCGGCCAGCGCCGCGAGGACCGCAAGCTCGCCGCGATCGGCATCCGCGTCGCGAAGGGCGTGACCATGCACGGCTTCGCGCTCAACTGCAACCCCGACAACACCTGGTACGACCGGATCGTGCCGTGCGGCATCCGCGACGCGGGCGTCACCTCGCTCTCGGCCGAACTGGGCCGCGACGTGCCGGTGGCCGAGGTGCTGCCGGTGGTCGAGAAGCACCTCGCCGCGGTGCTCGGCACGGCCGTCCCGCTGCCCCGCGCGGTGTGA
- a CDS encoding RDD family protein — translation MDNREVVGSWLSGPRAAAEQMGVEFGYRGERLGLPEDGPGSIASIGRRVAAIFIDWVLCVVIAYGLIAHRNVHTANNWALVVFGAVSLIGLALVGSTPGKLITRLRVIGVDGRRLSPLAALIRTVLLLLVVPAVVWDRDTRGLHDKAAKAVQVRI, via the coding sequence GTGGACAACAGGGAAGTAGTGGGATCGTGGCTCTCCGGGCCGCGCGCGGCCGCGGAACAGATGGGCGTGGAGTTCGGCTACCGCGGTGAGCGGCTGGGCCTGCCCGAGGACGGACCGGGGTCCATCGCCTCCATCGGCCGCCGGGTCGCGGCGATCTTCATCGACTGGGTGCTGTGCGTGGTGATCGCATACGGCCTGATCGCTCACCGTAATGTGCACACCGCGAACAACTGGGCGCTCGTCGTCTTCGGCGCGGTCAGCCTGATCGGGCTCGCGCTGGTGGGCAGCACCCCGGGGAAACTCATCACCCGGCTGCGGGTGATCGGCGTTGACGGCCGCCGGCTCAGCCCGCTCGCCGCGCTGATCCGTACGGTGCTGCTGCTCCTGGTCGTCCCGGCGGTGGTCTGGGACCGCGACACCCGGGGGCTGCACGACAAGGCCGCCAAGGCGGTCCAGGTCCGGATCTGA
- a CDS encoding DUF4191 domain-containing protein translates to MARKETSESSSGRLAQIVQTYKMTRQADSKIGLVLAAVGIVTFGVILALGFLINHPIYAGILGLLVGLLATAVVFGRRAERAAFGQLDGKPGAAAAVLQNVRGWTVTPAVAMNKSQDVVHRAVGKAGIVLVGEGNPNRVKGLLAAEKKKVARVVYDVPVHDYIVGDDEGQLPLKKIRTTLLRLPRSLSGPKTTEVNDRLRALGDLMSNMPIPKGPMPKGMRMPRGR, encoded by the coding sequence ATGGCGAGGAAGGAAACATCCGAGAGCAGTTCTGGACGGCTCGCGCAGATCGTCCAGACATACAAGATGACCAGGCAGGCCGACTCGAAGATCGGTCTTGTCCTTGCGGCTGTGGGAATCGTCACCTTCGGTGTCATCCTCGCCCTCGGCTTCTTGATCAACCACCCCATCTACGCGGGCATCCTGGGCCTCCTGGTGGGCCTGCTGGCGACCGCGGTGGTCTTCGGCCGCCGGGCCGAGCGGGCCGCCTTCGGGCAGCTCGACGGCAAGCCGGGCGCGGCAGCCGCCGTGCTGCAGAACGTGCGGGGCTGGACCGTGACCCCCGCGGTGGCGATGAACAAGAGCCAGGACGTCGTACACCGGGCGGTCGGCAAGGCCGGCATCGTCCTGGTCGGCGAGGGCAACCCGAACCGGGTGAAGGGGCTGCTGGCCGCCGAGAAGAAGAAGGTCGCCCGGGTCGTCTACGACGTACCGGTGCACGACTACATCGTCGGTGACGACGAGGGCCAGCTCCCGCTGAAGAAGATCCGTACGACGCTGCTGCGGCTGCCGCGGTCGCTGAGCGGTCCGAAGACCACCGAGGTGAACGACCGGCTGCGGGCGCTCGGGGACCTGATGAGCAACATGCCGATTCCGAAGGGCCCGATGCCGAAGGGCATGCGGATGCCGCGCGGGCGCTGA
- the lipA gene encoding lipoyl synthase yields MSAVAPDGRKMLRLEVRNSQTPIERKPEWIKTRAKMGPEYTQMQKLVKSEGLHTVCQEAGCPNIYECWEDREATFLIGGDQCTRRCDFCQIDTGKPQALDRDEPRRVGESVLTMDLNYATITGVARDDLEDGGSWLYAETVRRIHAMTADRAGGRTKVELLIPDFNAEPAQLAEVFGARPEVLAHNVETVPRIFKRIRPGFRYERSLEVITRAREAGLVTKSNLILGMGEEREEVSQALQDLHDAGCELITITQYLRPSARHHPVERWVKPAEFVELKEEAEEIGYAGVMSGPLVRSSYRAGRLFQQAIDRRAGQDAPAHAGGAAFIRD; encoded by the coding sequence GTGTCTGCAGTCGCACCCGACGGACGCAAGATGCTGCGCCTTGAGGTCCGCAACAGCCAGACCCCCATCGAGCGCAAGCCCGAGTGGATCAAAACCCGGGCGAAGATGGGTCCCGAGTACACGCAGATGCAGAAACTCGTGAAGAGCGAGGGCCTGCACACCGTGTGCCAGGAGGCGGGCTGTCCCAACATCTACGAGTGCTGGGAGGACCGCGAGGCGACCTTCCTCATCGGCGGCGACCAGTGCACGCGGCGCTGCGACTTCTGCCAGATCGACACCGGCAAGCCGCAGGCCCTCGACCGCGACGAGCCGCGCCGGGTCGGCGAGTCCGTGCTCACCATGGACCTGAACTACGCCACCATCACCGGCGTCGCCCGCGACGACCTGGAGGACGGCGGCTCCTGGCTCTACGCGGAGACCGTCCGGCGCATCCACGCGATGACCGCGGACCGCGCGGGCGGCCGTACCAAGGTCGAGCTGCTCATCCCCGACTTCAACGCCGAGCCCGCGCAGCTCGCCGAGGTCTTCGGCGCCCGCCCCGAGGTCCTGGCGCACAACGTGGAGACGGTGCCGCGGATCTTCAAGCGCATCCGCCCAGGCTTCCGCTACGAGCGCTCGCTGGAGGTGATCACCCGCGCCCGCGAGGCCGGCCTGGTCACCAAGTCCAACCTGATCCTGGGGATGGGCGAGGAGCGCGAGGAGGTCAGCCAGGCGCTGCAGGACCTGCACGACGCGGGCTGCGAGCTGATCACCATCACGCAGTACCTGCGGCCCTCGGCACGGCACCACCCCGTGGAGCGCTGGGTGAAGCCGGCGGAGTTCGTGGAGCTGAAGGAGGAGGCCGAGGAGATCGGCTATGCGGGTGTGATGTCCGGGCCGCTGGTGCGTTCGTCGTACCGCGCCGGGCGGCTCTTCCAGCAGGCCATCGACCGGCGGGCCGGCCAGGACGCCCCGGCACACGCCGGCGGTGCGGCTTTCATACGCGATTGA
- a CDS encoding PhzF family phenazine biosynthesis protein → MGARGPAVVIVRACVRGGRGGSPTAVVDDVALTDEERRRVAVTAGTSHAVFVSVDDGRQGVPRVSLRFFTAEGELPACGHGTVAALAFLAERAGGAEYLATLRTAGRVFSGWCLREKAQFRAAFEPGPVDLREATPVERELVLPALGVTADSLAPGIRVASVGRPRLLVPVTTRSALAALDPDLARLRAGCDRLGLLGCYVYSVPTPNGRVAARMFAPSIGVAEDIANANSTACLAADLAGRGITDIAVDMGDSLGSPSTITATTEQGPSGPLVRVGGAAEITETVPMP, encoded by the coding sequence ATGGGTGCGCGGGGGCCGGCTGTGGTGATCGTTCGCGCTTGTGTGCGTGGAGGTCGAGGGGGGAGCCCCACCGCGGTGGTGGACGACGTGGCGTTGACCGATGAGGAGCGCCGGCGTGTGGCGGTGACGGCGGGGACGTCGCATGCCGTCTTCGTCTCGGTGGACGACGGTCGGCAGGGTGTGCCCCGGGTGTCGCTGCGCTTCTTCACCGCCGAGGGGGAACTGCCCGCTTGCGGCCATGGAACGGTTGCGGCGTTGGCGTTCCTCGCCGAACGCGCCGGGGGCGCGGAGTACCTGGCCACGCTTCGTACGGCGGGGCGGGTCTTCTCCGGCTGGTGTCTACGGGAGAAGGCGCAGTTCAGGGCGGCGTTCGAGCCCGGCCCTGTGGACCTGCGCGAGGCCACGCCCGTCGAGCGCGAACTCGTCCTGCCCGCGCTCGGGGTCACCGCGGACTCGCTCGCGCCGGGTATCCGCGTAGCCTCGGTGGGACGGCCTCGGTTGCTGGTACCCGTCACCACGCGGTCGGCTCTCGCGGCGCTCGACCCGGACCTCGCACGGCTCAGGGCCGGCTGTGACCGTCTCGGTTTGCTGGGCTGCTACGTCTATTCCGTGCCGACCCCCAACGGCCGCGTCGCCGCCCGCATGTTCGCCCCGTCGATCGGCGTGGCGGAGGACATCGCCAACGCCAACAGCACCGCCTGCCTGGCCGCCGACCTGGCCGGTCGGGGCATCACCGACATCGCCGTGGACATGGGCGACTCGCTCGGCAGCCCCTCCACGATCACGGCCACCACGGAGCAGGGCCCCTCGGGCCCGCTGGTACGCGTGGGCGGTGCCGCGGAGATCACCGAGACGGTCCCTATGCCGTAG
- a CDS encoding VOC family protein — protein sequence MTAPTPGALHHVELWVPDLDRAIASFGWLLEALGHTPFQHWDRGRSWQLGTTYLVIEQSPDLTAAAHDRCRPGLNHLAFHVADPPTVEALAAESRHHGWRLMFPDRHPHAGGPDQYAAYLENDDGFEAELIAIP from the coding sequence ATGACCGCCCCGACTCCCGGCGCGCTCCACCACGTCGAACTCTGGGTCCCCGACCTCGACCGTGCGATCGCGTCGTTCGGCTGGCTGCTCGAAGCCCTCGGCCACACGCCCTTCCAGCACTGGGACCGGGGACGAAGCTGGCAGCTCGGTACGACCTACCTCGTCATCGAGCAGTCCCCGGACCTCACCGCAGCCGCCCACGACCGCTGCCGTCCCGGCCTGAACCACCTGGCGTTCCACGTCGCCGACCCGCCCACCGTCGAGGCGCTGGCCGCCGAGTCCCGCCACCACGGCTGGCGCCTGATGTTCCCCGACCGCCACCCCCACGCCGGCGGCCCGGACCAGTACGCCGCCTACCTGGAGAACGACGACGGCTTCGAGGCCGAACTCATCGCGATCCCCTGA
- the glnA gene encoding type I glutamate--ammonia ligase → MFQNADDVNKFIKDEDVKFVDVRFCDLPGVMQHFTVPVSTFDPTEELAFDGSSIRGFQAIHESDMALSADLSTARVDPFRRDKTLNINFFIHDPITGEQYSRDPRNVAKKAEAYLASTGIADTAYFGPEAEFYVFDSARFQTSANESFYHIDSEAAAWNTGATEDNRGYKVRYKGGYFPAPPVDHFADLRAEISLELEAAGLQVERQHHEVGTAGQAEINYKFNTLLAAADDLMLFKYIVKNVAWRNNKTATFMPKPIFGDNGSGMHVHQSLWQSGTPLFYDEQGYAGLSDTARFYIGGILKHAPSLLAFTNPTVNSYHRLVPGFEAPVNLVYSQRNRSAAMRIPITGSNPKAKRVEFRAPDPSSNPYLAFSALLLAGLDGVKNKIEPAEPIDKDLYELAPEEHASVAQVPTSLPAVLEALEADNEYLQAGGVFTSDLIETWIDYKRTNEIAPLQLRPHPHEFELYFDI, encoded by the coding sequence ATGTTCCAGAACGCCGACGACGTCAACAAGTTCATCAAGGACGAGGACGTCAAGTTCGTCGACGTCCGCTTCTGCGACCTGCCCGGCGTGATGCAGCACTTCACGGTCCCGGTCTCGACGTTCGACCCGACCGAGGAACTGGCCTTCGACGGCTCGTCCATCCGCGGGTTCCAGGCGATCCACGAGTCCGACATGGCGCTGAGCGCGGACCTGTCGACCGCCCGCGTCGACCCGTTCCGGCGGGACAAGACGCTGAACATCAACTTCTTCATCCACGACCCGATCACCGGCGAGCAGTACAGCCGTGACCCGCGGAACGTCGCGAAGAAGGCCGAGGCGTACCTCGCCTCCACCGGCATCGCCGACACCGCGTACTTCGGTCCCGAGGCCGAGTTCTACGTCTTCGACAGCGCCCGCTTCCAGACCTCCGCGAACGAGTCGTTCTACCACATCGACTCCGAGGCGGCCGCGTGGAACACCGGCGCCACCGAGGACAACCGCGGCTACAAGGTCCGCTACAAGGGCGGCTACTTCCCCGCCCCGCCGGTCGACCACTTCGCCGACCTGCGCGCCGAGATCTCCCTCGAACTCGAAGCGGCCGGGCTCCAGGTGGAGCGCCAGCACCACGAGGTCGGCACCGCCGGTCAGGCCGAGATCAACTACAAGTTCAACACGCTGCTCGCCGCGGCCGACGACCTGATGCTGTTCAAGTACATCGTCAAGAACGTCGCCTGGCGCAACAACAAGACCGCCACCTTCATGCCCAAGCCGATCTTCGGTGACAACGGCTCCGGCATGCACGTCCACCAGTCGCTGTGGCAGAGCGGCACCCCGCTCTTCTACGACGAGCAGGGTTACGCGGGCCTGTCCGACACCGCCCGCTTCTACATCGGCGGCATCCTCAAGCACGCCCCCTCGCTGCTGGCGTTCACCAACCCCACGGTGAACTCCTACCACCGCCTGGTGCCCGGCTTCGAAGCCCCGGTGAACCTCGTGTACTCCCAGCGCAACCGCTCCGCCGCGATGCGCATCCCGATCACCGGCTCCAACCCGAAGGCCAAGCGCGTCGAGTTCCGTGCGCCGGACCCGTCGTCCAACCCCTACCTCGCCTTCTCCGCGCTCCTCCTCGCGGGCCTGGACGGCGTCAAGAACAAGATCGAGCCGGCTGAGCCGATCGACAAGGACCTCTACGAGCTCGCCCCCGAGGAGCACGCGAGCGTCGCCCAGGTCCCGACCTCGCTCCCCGCGGTCCTCGAGGCCCTCGAGGCCGACAACGAGTACCTCCAGGCCGGCGGCGTCTTCACCTCCGACCTGATCGAGACCTGGATCGACTACAAGCGCACCAACGAGATCGCCCCCCTCCAGCTCCGCCCCCACCCGCACGAGTTCGAGCTCTACTTCGACATCTAA